The genomic region CGTCGACGACATCGCAGCAGCAGCGGAAGAAGCCGGTGACCTCATCCAGGCACGACGCTCACCCGACGCAACGATCGGAGACCTGCTGACGCACACGGTCAAAGCGAGCTCACCGGTCACGCTCTTCAAGTCCGTCGGGGTCGCGAGCCAAGACATTGCCGCGGCGACTCGGGCTCTGGCCACCGCTGCCCGTGAAGGACTGGGCACGCTCCTCGAATCACGAACAACCCATCATCGGGTCGTGCCGTAGAATCGTCCCGGAAGGAGCACCGATGACGGAACGCACCTATGACCGGCTCTCCTTTCTCGACGCCTCCTTCCTGGCGCTCGAATCCTCCACCGCCCACATGCACGTCGCAGGTGTGGCGCAGTTCGAAGAAGGGACGCTGAAAAGGCCGGACGGCGGCATCGACATCGAACGCATCCGCTCGTTCATTGGATCTCGACTCCACTACGTGCCGCGCTACCGGCAGCATCTCGCGTGGATCCCGATCGAGAAGAACCCGGTCTGGGTCGACGACCACCACTTCAACCTCCACTATCACGTCCGCCACATCAGCCTTCCGAAGCCGGGAACCGACACGCAGCTCAAAGAACTGTTCGCCCAGATCCTCGGAAGCCAACTCGACCGAACGAAGCCCCTGTGGCAGATGTGGATCGTCGAAGGATGCGAGGAGGACCGCTTCGGTCTGATCTTCAAGATCCACCACTGCATGCTCGACGGCATCTCGGGTGTGGACCTGATGGGTGTCCTTCTCGGCTTTGCCCCCACGACAGAGATCGAGCAGACACCCGAATACACGCCACGGCCTGTGCCGCGGGGAACACAGCTCCTCGTCGACGAGACGATCCGCCGACTGGCACGTGCTGCAAAGATCGCAGTCAGTGTCCCCCGCATGCTCGAACAGGGACGTTCGCTTGCGACCGAAGTCGGCCGGAAGGCCAACGCCGTGGCACATTCGCTCACCTCGGGCTGGCTCTCGGCCGCGTCCCGCACCCCCATCAACGAGCCGATCGGCCCAAACCGACGGTTTGACTGGCTGACCCTGCCTCTCGACGACTTCAAAGAAGTCAAGAACCTCCTCGGCGGCACCGTCAATGATGTCGTACTCGCCGTCGCAACGGGAGCCATCCGCAGTTTTCTGATCAACGAGCGAGCCTTCGACGTCACCGGAGTCGAGTTCCGCGCCATGGTCCCGGTCAGTGTCCGCCCGCAGGATCAACGAGGAGCCCTGGGGAACCAGGTCGCGATGTGGCTCATCGAGCTGCCACTGGAGGAGCGCGATCCGTTGCGGCGGTTTGCGCTCATCAAGGAGCACACCGACACCCTCAAGAACACCAACCAGGCGCTCGGCGCCTCGACGATCATCCAGCTCAGTTCGGGGACACCGATGACACTGATGCAACGCGCCGCACGGCTCGCCACCGGCATGCGCCCGTTCAACATGACGATCACGAACGTGCCTGGACCGCAGTTCCCGATGTACCTGCTCGACTCCAAGCTGATCGTGCAGTACCCCGCCGTCCCCTTGTGGGCGGGGCACGATATCGGCATCGCCCTGTTCAGCTACGACGGCGAGATTGCATGGGGACTCCACGCGGATTGGGATACTGTTCCCGATCTCGACGCCCTCACCGAAGCGGTCCGGCACTCCGCCGAGGAACTGCTCGAAGCGGCCAGTGGTGTGTCGCAGGGTTAGCGCCCGCGTATCTCAGAGGACTCGGCATCATCTGGCAAGGACGCACAACGAAGGCGCATCGGCAGATGCGTCAAGGCGGAGGACGCCGCCAGGGGTGTCGAGGGCCGGAGAGAGATGGGGTGATTACTTCTGCGACACACCACCAGATCACAGGGCTGATCTCGGACCATTCCACGTGCCGTTCGCGTTCTCTCGCATTTCGCGTTTCGTATTCCGTATTCCGTATTTCGTATCGCGCCAAGCACAGAGACAAGACCGCGGGGCGGGCGTGGCGGCTCAGGCGCTCGGCTGCAGAACTCATTGAAGCGACTCGATCACGGCGCCAAGACCCCCTCCGTCCCTGGCGGGACACCTCCCCCAACGCTCGGCAAAGCCCTCGCTGGGGGAGGAAACGGTCGGCCCGTCTCTCCCCCCAGGGAGCGAACCGACCCGTCTCTCCCCCCAGGGAGCGAAGCGACCGCTGGGGGGAGTACGGCGAAGCCGGGAGGGGGGCCTGTCTCTCCCCCAACGCTCGGCAAAGCCCTCGCTGGGGGAGGAAACGGGAATCACCCCTGGAACACTTGAACGACCATCAGTCCGAGCGGTCCTGCGACCACACCGATACCGACCCGGGTGAACTCGGGACGCAGGATGTTCTCGCGATGCCCCGGGCTGGCCATCAGGCCGTCGTGCACGATCTGGGGGGTCGCGGCCAATGCGAGGTTCTCCCCGAGGATTCGATACGGAATCCCGGCTTTCTTCACTCGGTCGGCAACGTTGCCGCTCACCGGCGACTCGTGGCTGAAGAACCCACCGAGATACATCTCGGTGGCGTACGCCTGCCCAACGTCGGCGAGCGCCGCGGACCATGCCAACGGATCGAGTCCCTCCTCGACACGGGAACGGTTGAGGAGATCGAAGATCTCCGTTGCCGCCTCGTCGTCAATCGTGAGATCGTCCGCAGCCGCGGCCGGAAGCTCGAGCGTCTCGCCTTCCTGAAGAATGACCTCACTGCCTCCAACGAGATCTTCCAGGTTCAGCAGCGCCTCGAGCACGCGGTCCCCTGCGATCGATTGGAAGACCGCTTGTGCCGGCGAATCCGGGTCGGTCAGATAGCCGGCCACCTTGGAGTTGTCGAGCTGGTCTCCTATCGACGGCGGCAGCGGAAGGACGGCCATCAAGGTCAAGATCAGAACGGCAAGGAACAGCGCCCACGTGAGCGCCAGCAGTGCCCCGAGGAGTCGATTCGACAGTGCCAGGCCGGGAAGGGAGAAGATCCGCTGGAGGAAATGGGCGCCGACACTTGCCACGATCCCCACGGCGAGGAAGATCACGAAGCCACCGATGAGCCGCGACACCCCGTCGGACGTTCCCGCCCAGTTGTGCACGAATTGGCCGGCGGGGCCGCTGAGTCGGAATGCGAGAGCGAGTCCCACGATCAGACCGATGAGATCCATCAGCTCGCGCGCAAAGCCACGCAACCAGCCCCTGACGAAGAGGCCGGCGAAGTACAGGCCGAGGATGAAGTCGATCATCTCCGCGAGCCCATCACTGGTCCAGCTCGATGCGCATCCGCTTGTTCCCTCTTCCCTTGGACTGCGTCTTGACGACCCGGACCCTGCCGACCTCGGCCGTCGAACGCACGTGAGTTCCTCCGTCGGCCTGTTTGTCGAGGCCTTCGATCTCGATCACCCGGATCGGATCGATCGACGGCGGCAAGAGGTTGACCTTGGTCCGGATCAGGTCCGGGTCTGCGAGAGCCTCGTCCCGAGGCAGGAACAGCACGCGGATCGGACGGTCGGCAGCAAGCTCCGCGTTGAGCCGCTCCTCGACTCGTTGGCCGAACTCCACCGAGATCGAGTCCAGCTCGAAATCCATCCGGGCGGCACCGGGCTCCATGTTGCCGCCCGTGACCTTGGCGTCGAAGTCCCGCCAGATGATCGCAGAGAGCGCATGCAGAGCCGTATGGGTGCGCATCAGAAGATGGCGGCGGTCCCAGTCGATTTCTGCAGTCACGGTCGTTCCGACCGCCGGTGGCTCCCCATCGACGATGTGGACCGGCACGCCGGACGAGCGGATCGTATCCGTGACGCCGACACTGCCTCCATCCCATCGCAACTTCCCGGTGTCCCCGGGCTGGCCTCCTCCGCGCGGATAGAAGACTGTTCTGTCCAGCACAACCCCTTTGTCGGTGACCTCGGAAACGTCCGCAACAATCTGTTTTGCATAGGCGTCCCTGGCTGCGATCTCCTCTGTCACCGTTTCTCCTTCCGTCAGGCATGAGCGTACAAGGTGCCTGCGACGGCAAAGCGCCGAAGTTACCCGACGCGAACGAACGAATGTGCCTACACTCCACGACCAGCTTGGTTCCGGCCAGGCTGAAAGAACCGTGTTGTCGCTCAAAGCGGCAGCAAAGGGAGGAAACAAATGAAGAGAACACGTTTCGGAAAGTTCATTCTCGTAATCGCCGTGTTCGCGATGGTTGCCGCAGCATGTGCAGGCGGCGGAGCCACTGCACCGGACGAATGCACCAGCGACCCATTCGGCTGCGTGACCGTTGACAAGGGGGCCCCGATCACGGTCGGCACCCTGCTCGTCATCTCGGGCCCGAACGCAGCGCTTGGTCAGGACAGCCAGAACGGCGTCGTCCTGGCAGCGGACTACCTGGACGGCACGTTCGACGGCAAGACAGGCCAGATCGACGGCCATGACATCGCCTTCGTCCATCAGGACGACGGATGCTCCGCAGAAGGTGGACAGGCCGGCGCTCAGGCGCTCGCCTCGAACCCGGAAATCGTTGGCGTCATCGGCACGAGCTGCTCGAGCGCCGCACTGGGCGTGGCCGACACCATCCTGTCCGACAAGGGTGTCGCTTTGATCTCACCGTCGAACACGGGACCGGCTCTGACCGATCCGGCCCAGCATCAGCCGTTCTATCTGCGGACAGCGCACAACGACAAGCTGCAGGGCGCGGCGGTCGCTCACTTCGCGTACAACGAACTGGGTGCTCGCTCCGCGGCAACGATCCATGACGGCAGCCCATACGCAGACGGCCTCCAGGCCGTGTTCGCAGCCGAGTTCGAGAAGATGGGTGGAACGATCACCAAGCAAGAAGCCATCCAGGTTGGTGAGACCGACTTCACGTCGGTGCTGACTGCGATCGGTGCCGGAACCCCTGATGTCCTCTACTACCCGATCTTCGCGGCAGAGGGTGGACTCATCACCCAGCAGGCGAAGCAGACGGACGGTCTCGAGAACACGATTCTGATCGGCTCCGACGGCATGATGTCGACCGACTTCCTGAACGCTGCCGGTTCTGCCGCTGAGGGCATGTACCTCTCCGGCCCGGACCTGACGGCATTCGGTGGAGACCAGAGCTTCTATCAGAACCAGTTCCTGCCGGCGTACAAGGCACAGTTCGGTGGAGACCCCGCCGCTGCATTCCACGCGCACTCGTACGACGCCGCGAACATGCTCTTCGCCGCCATCGGGAAGGTGGCGATCGACGAGAACGGCACCCTGTACATCCCGCGGACGGCGCTGAAAGACGCCCTGTTCGCAACCAAGGGGATGCAGGGCATCACCGGAACGTTGAACTGCAACTCCACGGGCGACTGCCAGAGCACCGCGACGATTGCCGTGGTAACCGTCAAGGACGGCAAGATGACAGCACCCGTCTACAGCGAGAAAGCCTCTCTGGAAGGCTGACCGAACCGGTTCGTTCGTGGGAGGGGGGTTCAGCCCCCTCCCACGAACCTCCTACGCCGACCTTAGGATCTCTCAATGGCTGCACCCCGCAAGGTCACGGCTGCACCCCGCCGACTCCCGTTCGAGCGGCTGCCTGTGCGCCGAATCATTCTCATTGCGCTCAGTCTCGCCATCATCTACGGAGTGGTGAGCGGAAGCGCCGCAACCCTGCGAACGGGCGTCTTCGACGGTGCCGCCTGGCGGGCCCTCGTCATCAACGGGCTCGCCCGGGGCAGCGTCTACGCGCTCATCGCCATCGGATACACCCTCGTCTACGGCGTGCTGTTCATGATCAACTTCGCCCACGGCGAGGTGTTCACCTCCGGCACGTACACCGCCTTCTTCGTTGCGGTGGGCCTCGCGAACAGCGGGTTCCTCAACACTCATCCACTGCTCTCGATCACCTTGCTGGTCATCGTCTCGATGACCGTGTCCATGATCGTTGCGATCGTGCTGGAACGAATCGCCTACCGTCCGTTGCGCGGCGCCCCACGTCTCGTCCCGCTCATCACGGCCATCGGTGCGTCCTTGTTCCTGCAATACACGATGCGCGGATTCTTCGGAGCCAACGTGCGCTCGTACCCCGAGATCGACATCATCCAGGGCAAATGGGCCATCTTGGGTATCGAGATCCTGAGGAAGCAGGCGATCGTGATCATCGCCGCCCTCGTCCTGTGGATCATCCTGTATTTCGTCGTGGCAAAGACTCGCACCGGGCGTTCGATGCGAGCCGTCGGCGAAGACCGCGAGATCGCAGCGCTGATGGGCATCGACGTCGACCGAACCATCGTTGCCACCTTCGCGATCGGCGGGGCGCTCGCCGGCGCAGCAGGCATCCTCTACGTCTTCGTGTTCAACCAGGTCATCTTCATGATGGGGTTCATCCCCGGCCTCAAGGCATTCACCGCCGCCGTCTTGGGTGGCATTGGCAGTATCACAGGAGCCGCCGTGGGCGGGTTGATACTCGGCATCCTCGAGGCGGTCGGTCCGAACCTCTTCCTCACCGGCGCAAACGTCCCTTCACCAAACCAGCTCCAGCCGGTCGTGGCATTCGGAATCCTGGTCCTTGTCCTCATCTTCCTGCCCGGAGGATTCTTCGGTGCAGCAGGCGACGAGAGGGCGTGAAATGATCTTTCGCAAGAAGCTGAAGACAGGCTTGATCGGTGGCTCGATCGTCCTCTACCTCGCACTCATCGGAATGCTCGAATCCTTCGAAGACCGTTTCGTCATCACCGGCGTGGTCGGCCTCGGGACGACCCTCGTCTTCCTGACCTTCATCGCAACCGGCTACCTGGCCTCCAAGCCGACGGAAGACGATCTGCCGCCGGTCCAATCGGGTCTCACCGCGGGAGCTATCGCCGGCGCGTTCACGGCGGTGTTCGTGCTGATCTTCGAGACCTTCATCGCAACCGGGATACCGATACGAAACATGTTCGTCTCCGTAACCCCCCAACTGCTCGACATGCTCGAATTCGGCGGAGGAATCGTCGTTGGGCCCATCGTCCTGATCCTCGTCGGTGGACTACTCGGCGCCGCGGCAGCAGCGTTGCGCACACTCCCCGACGAAATCAGGGGGGCAATCACCTATGGCCTGTCGATGGCTCTGGGCATCAGCCTGGCCGAGCCTCTTCTCAGGGGCATCATCGAAGGCCTGTCGATCCCATCGGGGTGGCTGTACAGCCAGGGCGGGCTCACCGTCATCGGCGCCATCATCACGATCGGCATTTCCGGGTACGGGCGCTGGGAGTGGCTACGACGCAGAGATGAGATCGCGGAAACTCGGGCCCACATGCCCGAAGGCCGAAAACGCACCTACCAGCGGATCACGCTGATCGCCGTGGTCGCCGCTCTCGTCGCACTCCCCTGGATCGTTGGTCCGTTCATCAGCGACGTCCTGGGCACCGTCGGCCTGTACGTCCTGCTGGGCCTCGGCCTGAACATCGTCGTCGGCTATGCGGGCCTCCTGGACCTCGGCTACGTCGCCTTCTTCGCCGTCGGCGCCTACGCCACCGGCGTGTTGACCTCCACGGCCTCGTTCCTGGTGACCACCCAAGGCGGCGGCTTCGCGTCGCATGGATTCATGAACTTCTGGATCGCCCTCCCGATCGTCGTGTTGATCGCGGTGATCATCGGCGCACTCATCGGCGCGCCGGTGCTGCGGTTGCGCGGCGACTACCTGGCGATCGTCACGCTCGGTTTCGGCGAGATCATCCGGACTCTGGTCCTTTCGGACTGGCTGGCCCCCTACCTCGGAGGGGCACAAGGGCTCCTTCGTGTGCCCCCTGCGCCCCCGGCGTCGTGGGATCTTCGCAACCCACAGAACCTCTACTACCTGATCATGGCCTTCGGGATCGTCGCCGCCTACGTCGCCTATCGATTGAGAGACTCACGCGTCGGACGCGCATGGGCTGCGATGCGTGAGGACGAATCGGTCGCCGAGGCGATGGGGGTCAGCGTGATCCGCTACAAGCTGCTGGCCTTTGCGATCGGCGCCGGCGTCGGCAGCCTCGGAGGGGTCTTCTTTGCTATCAAGATCGGCTCGATCTTCCCCAACAGTTTCAGCCTGCTGGTCTCCATCAACGTGCTCTCGGTCATCATCCTCGGGGGAATCGGCAGCATTCCCGGTGTTGTCGTCGGAGCGTTCGTCCTCGTCGGTCTTCCGGAATTCCTGCGAGAGTTCGGTGAGTTTCGCCTGCTGATCTACGGTGCGATCCTGGTCGGCATCATGGTCCTCCGCCCTGAAGGGCTCATCCCGAACAAGCGGAGAGAACGCGAGCTCCACGTCGCCGAGGAGACAGAGTATCTCGCGAAACTCGTGACGGGCGAGGAGGCCCCATGAGCCACCTTCTCGAGCTCAAGGGCGTCTCCAAGCGCTTCGGCGGCGTCCAGGCCGTCGTCAACATGGATCTGCACGCCGACCTCGGAGAGATCCTCGGCGTCATCGGCCCCAACGGCGCCGGAAAGACCACGTTGTTCAACATCGTCACGGGCTTCTACCGGCCCGACTCTGGAAAGATCCGCTTCGACGGGCACAACGTCGTCGGCTTCAAACCCAACCAGGTTGCCCGCATCGGCATCGCCCGCACCTTTCAGGCCGTCCGCCTGTTCGCGAACATGACGGTCATCGAAAACGCCATGGTCGGCCAGCACACGAGAACCAAGTCGGGAGTCTTCGGAGCGATCCTGAACACCAAGAGGACGATCAGAGAGGAACAGCGGATCACCGACAACGCACGCCAGGCTCTCGGCTTCTTCGGTGACCGCCTCACACCGCGGCTGAATCAACTCGCGTCGGAACTCGCCTACGCAGACCGGAGACGACTGGAGATCGCACGGGCGATGGCCACCGAACCGAAGATGCTCCTGCTCGATGAGCCGGCCGCCGGTATGAACCCTGCCGAGAAAGACGGGCTCATCGATCTGATCGGTCGCCTTCGAGACGAGAT from Gammaproteobacteria bacterium harbors:
- a CDS encoding wax ester/triacylglycerol synthase family O-acyltransferase, which encodes MTERTYDRLSFLDASFLALESSTAHMHVAGVAQFEEGTLKRPDGGIDIERIRSFIGSRLHYVPRYRQHLAWIPIEKNPVWVDDHHFNLHYHVRHISLPKPGTDTQLKELFAQILGSQLDRTKPLWQMWIVEGCEEDRFGLIFKIHHCMLDGISGVDLMGVLLGFAPTTEIEQTPEYTPRPVPRGTQLLVDETIRRLARAAKIAVSVPRMLEQGRSLATEVGRKANAVAHSLTSGWLSAASRTPINEPIGPNRRFDWLTLPLDDFKEVKNLLGGTVNDVVLAVATGAIRSFLINERAFDVTGVEFRAMVPVSVRPQDQRGALGNQVAMWLIELPLEERDPLRRFALIKEHTDTLKNTNQALGASTIIQLSSGTPMTLMQRAARLATGMRPFNMTITNVPGPQFPMYLLDSKLIVQYPAVPLWAGHDIGIALFSYDGEIAWGLHADWDTVPDLDALTEAVRHSAEELLEAASGVSQG
- a CDS encoding alanyl-tRNA editing protein, yielding MTEEIAARDAYAKQIVADVSEVTDKGVVLDRTVFYPRGGGQPGDTGKLRWDGGSVGVTDTIRSSGVPVHIVDGEPPAVGTTVTAEIDWDRRHLLMRTHTALHALSAIIWRDFDAKVTGGNMEPGAARMDFELDSISVEFGQRVEERLNAELAADRPIRVLFLPRDEALADPDLIRTKVNLLPPSIDPIRVIEIEGLDKQADGGTHVRSTAEVGRVRVVKTQSKGRGNKRMRIELDQ
- a CDS encoding ABC transporter substrate-binding protein, with translation MKRTRFGKFILVIAVFAMVAAACAGGGATAPDECTSDPFGCVTVDKGAPITVGTLLVISGPNAALGQDSQNGVVLAADYLDGTFDGKTGQIDGHDIAFVHQDDGCSAEGGQAGAQALASNPEIVGVIGTSCSSAALGVADTILSDKGVALISPSNTGPALTDPAQHQPFYLRTAHNDKLQGAAVAHFAYNELGARSAATIHDGSPYADGLQAVFAAEFEKMGGTITKQEAIQVGETDFTSVLTAIGAGTPDVLYYPIFAAEGGLITQQAKQTDGLENTILIGSDGMMSTDFLNAAGSAAEGMYLSGPDLTAFGGDQSFYQNQFLPAYKAQFGGDPAAAFHAHSYDAANMLFAAIGKVAIDENGTLYIPRTALKDALFATKGMQGITGTLNCNSTGDCQSTATIAVVTVKDGKMTAPVYSEKASLEG
- a CDS encoding branched-chain amino acid ABC transporter permease, with protein sequence MAAPRKVTAAPRRLPFERLPVRRIILIALSLAIIYGVVSGSAATLRTGVFDGAAWRALVINGLARGSVYALIAIGYTLVYGVLFMINFAHGEVFTSGTYTAFFVAVGLANSGFLNTHPLLSITLLVIVSMTVSMIVAIVLERIAYRPLRGAPRLVPLITAIGASLFLQYTMRGFFGANVRSYPEIDIIQGKWAILGIEILRKQAIVIIAALVLWIILYFVVAKTRTGRSMRAVGEDREIAALMGIDVDRTIVATFAIGGALAGAAGILYVFVFNQVIFMMGFIPGLKAFTAAVLGGIGSITGAAVGGLILGILEAVGPNLFLTGANVPSPNQLQPVVAFGILVLVLIFLPGGFFGAAGDERA
- a CDS encoding leucine/isoleucine/valine transporter permease subunit, with protein sequence MQQATRGREMIFRKKLKTGLIGGSIVLYLALIGMLESFEDRFVITGVVGLGTTLVFLTFIATGYLASKPTEDDLPPVQSGLTAGAIAGAFTAVFVLIFETFIATGIPIRNMFVSVTPQLLDMLEFGGGIVVGPIVLILVGGLLGAAAAALRTLPDEIRGAITYGLSMALGISLAEPLLRGIIEGLSIPSGWLYSQGGLTVIGAIITIGISGYGRWEWLRRRDEIAETRAHMPEGRKRTYQRITLIAVVAALVALPWIVGPFISDVLGTVGLYVLLGLGLNIVVGYAGLLDLGYVAFFAVGAYATGVLTSTASFLVTTQGGGFASHGFMNFWIALPIVVLIAVIIGALIGAPVLRLRGDYLAIVTLGFGEIIRTLVLSDWLAPYLGGAQGLLRVPPAPPASWDLRNPQNLYYLIMAFGIVAAYVAYRLRDSRVGRAWAAMREDESVAEAMGVSVIRYKLLAFAIGAGVGSLGGVFFAIKIGSIFPNSFSLLVSINVLSVIILGGIGSIPGVVVGAFVLVGLPEFLREFGEFRLLIYGAILVGIMVLRPEGLIPNKRRERELHVAEETEYLAKLVTGEEAP
- a CDS encoding ATP-binding cassette domain-containing protein, with translation MSHLLELKGVSKRFGGVQAVVNMDLHADLGEILGVIGPNGAGKTTLFNIVTGFYRPDSGKIRFDGHNVVGFKPNQVARIGIARTFQAVRLFANMTVIENAMVGQHTRTKSGVFGAILNTKRTIREEQRITDNARQALGFFGDRLTPRLNQLASELAYADRRRLEIARAMATEPKMLLLDEPAAGMNPAEKDGLIDLIGRLRDEMGYAIVLIEHDMPVIKGVCDRVIALDYGKKIAEGTYEEVAANQQVIEAYLGKAASEAQT